Proteins encoded by one window of Synechococcales cyanobacterium T60_A2020_003:
- the rbfA gene encoding 30S ribosome-binding factor RbfA, whose protein sequence is MATDRRVARVSELIKREVSQMLFSDIKDDRVGMGMVSVTEVEVSNDLQHARIFVSIYGTDEARAETMEGLKSATGFVRSELGHRMRLRRTPEVVFIEDRGIERGTQVLSLINRLSEERKAKESAESVVESTVEPE, encoded by the coding sequence ATGGCAACCGATCGACGAGTCGCACGGGTGTCGGAGTTAATTAAGCGTGAAGTCAGCCAAATGCTGTTCTCGGACATTAAGGATGATCGGGTCGGCATGGGCATGGTTAGTGTGACGGAGGTGGAAGTGTCTAACGATCTCCAGCACGCCAGAATTTTTGTGAGCATCTACGGCACGGATGAAGCTAGGGCTGAAACGATGGAAGGACTGAAATCAGCAACCGGATTCGTCCGTAGCGAACTGGGACACCGGATGCGCCTGCGCCGTACGCCCGAAGTGGTGTTTATTGAAGATCGCGGCATTGAGCGAGGAACGCAAGTCCTGTCGCTGATCAACCGTCTGAGCGAAGAGCGCAAAGCGAAGGAAAGCGCTGAGTCTGTGGTTGAATCTACGGTTGAGCCGGAGTAG
- the pdhA gene encoding pyruvate dehydrogenase (acetyl-transferring) E1 component subunit alpha → MVQERILPTFSPTATTVTKEEGLRLYEDMILGRFFEDKCAEMYYRGRMFGFVHLYNGQEAVSTGIIKALRSDDYVCSTYRDHVHALSAGVPAREVMAELFGKETGCSKGRGGSMHLFSAEHGLLGGYAFVSEGIPIATGAAFQSKYRREAMGDESADQVTVCFFGDGASNNGQFFECLNMASLWKLPIIYVVENNKWAIGMAHDRATSQPEIYKKASVFNMVGVEVDGMDVLAVREVAKEAVARARAGEGPTLIEALTYRFRGHSLADPDELRSKEEKEEWFSRDPIKRFANYLTGNNIVAEEELKEIERRIQNVIVDAVQFAESSPEPDPKDLYKYIFAED, encoded by the coding sequence ATGGTACAGGAGCGGATATTACCCACCTTTTCACCCACTGCCACCACAGTGACGAAGGAAGAAGGACTCAGACTGTACGAAGACATGATTCTGGGTCGATTCTTCGAGGACAAGTGTGCAGAAATGTACTACCGAGGCCGGATGTTTGGCTTCGTGCACCTCTATAACGGTCAAGAAGCAGTATCGACGGGAATCATTAAGGCTCTGCGTTCCGACGACTACGTTTGCAGCACCTACCGGGATCATGTCCATGCCTTGAGTGCAGGCGTTCCTGCTCGCGAGGTCATGGCCGAACTATTCGGAAAAGAAACCGGATGTAGTAAGGGTCGGGGGGGCTCAATGCACCTATTCTCGGCGGAGCATGGCTTACTCGGTGGTTACGCCTTTGTATCTGAGGGAATTCCCATTGCGACGGGTGCAGCCTTTCAGTCCAAGTATCGCCGCGAAGCCATGGGCGATGAAAGCGCGGATCAGGTCACGGTGTGCTTCTTTGGCGATGGCGCGTCCAATAACGGCCAGTTTTTCGAGTGCTTGAATATGGCTTCGCTGTGGAAGCTGCCGATTATTTACGTGGTTGAGAACAACAAGTGGGCGATCGGGATGGCTCACGATCGCGCCACCTCCCAACCTGAAATCTACAAGAAGGCGAGCGTCTTCAACATGGTGGGCGTTGAAGTCGATGGCATGGATGTGTTGGCGGTGCGCGAGGTTGCAAAGGAAGCGGTTGCCCGTGCCCGTGCGGGCGAAGGCCCAACCTTGATTGAAGCGTTGACCTATCGTTTCCGGGGACACTCCTTGGCCGATCCCGATGAACTGCGGTCTAAAGAAGAGAAAGAAGAGTGGTTCTCTCGTGATCCCATCAAGCGGTTTGCGAACTACCTGACCGGAAATAACATCGTGGCGGAAGAGGAACTCAAGGAGATTGAGCGCAGGATCCAGAATGTAATTGTGGATGCGGTTCAGTTCGCGGAGAGCAGTCCTGAGCCGGATCCCAAGGATCTCTACAAGTACATTTTTGCGGAAGACTAA
- a CDS encoding chlororespiratory reduction protein 7 yields MPDSMMFQEDAYVVLETNQPEQFFTPDELLAKLKGVLSANPDNIPADVRRYSSLDDQARYLMETSCELNLGPDQYLQWYVVRLEK; encoded by the coding sequence ATGCCCGATTCCATGATGTTCCAGGAAGATGCCTACGTGGTTCTGGAAACCAATCAGCCTGAACAATTTTTTACCCCGGACGAACTCTTAGCCAAACTCAAAGGTGTGCTGAGCGCGAATCCTGACAATATTCCGGCAGACGTTCGGCGCTATTCGTCCCTGGATGACCAAGCCCGCTACCTGATGGAAACAAGCTGTGAACTCAATCTCGGCCCTGATCAGTATTTGCAGTGGTATGTGGTGCGGTTAGAGAAATAG
- a CDS encoding beta-glucosidase: MSRSRRVLPDWTTLSLERQVAQLVVVRASGFLFDHQILYPQWEPPAATLECWIRQLGVGGVILLEGSAVEVGLRSQQLQDWSAIPLLIAADIEEGVGQRFSGATGFPPPMALGAIAHRDLARAIALAEVMGQCTAQEALAIGINWLFAPVVDVNNNPQNPVINIRAFGETPDVVSQLSTAFIRGAQRHPVLTTAKHFPGHGDTDTDSHLHLPVIPHTLERLRTLEFLPFEAAIAAGVDAVMTAHLLVPGIDPDAPATLSHALLTEQLRIGMDFDGLIVTDALVMGAIAQRYGVEETAVRAIAAGSDILLMPADPERTIAAVCQAVKTGRIPLERIHASLDRLWQAKAKGAIAHSSGDTSHAWEQVSPPPVNLEAIAQPRAIATAEAILRESMQQSRPRTVPPVSEGDSAWNLILLDTAIHCPMLGLNAPAIARPQALGYTLKLLDSHAIAADPLPDLPPTVLQLFLRGNPFRNTAGLLHQAQVWLKALSHADALRGVVIYGSPYALDALKPLIPDRIPWIFSYGQMPQAQAIALDVLFGAAVQNSEMKGDRPFTD, encoded by the coding sequence TTGAGCCGGAGTAGACGTGTGCTGCCGGACTGGACAACGCTTTCCCTCGAACGGCAGGTGGCGCAACTAGTCGTGGTTCGCGCCTCTGGTTTTCTGTTTGATCACCAAATTTTATATCCCCAGTGGGAACCTCCAGCGGCAACCTTAGAATGCTGGATTCGACAGTTGGGCGTTGGAGGTGTGATCCTGCTGGAGGGCAGTGCGGTTGAAGTAGGTTTGCGATCGCAGCAACTCCAGGATTGGTCAGCGATTCCGCTCTTGATTGCAGCGGATATTGAGGAAGGCGTCGGTCAGCGCTTTTCAGGGGCAACCGGGTTCCCACCACCGATGGCACTGGGTGCGATCGCCCATCGGGATTTGGCAAGGGCGATCGCTCTTGCGGAGGTAATGGGACAATGTACCGCCCAGGAAGCACTGGCGATCGGCATCAATTGGCTGTTTGCTCCGGTGGTGGATGTCAACAACAATCCCCAAAATCCGGTCATTAACATTCGGGCGTTTGGCGAAACCCCAGACGTAGTGTCTCAGTTGTCCACGGCCTTTATCCGAGGGGCACAGCGGCATCCCGTCCTGACTACCGCCAAACATTTTCCTGGTCATGGCGATACGGATACCGATTCCCATCTCCATTTACCCGTCATTCCCCACACGCTCGAACGCCTGCGAACGCTAGAGTTTCTGCCCTTTGAGGCGGCGATCGCGGCGGGGGTAGATGCGGTGATGACGGCTCATCTGCTGGTTCCGGGGATTGATCCCGATGCCCCGGCAACGCTGTCCCATGCCCTACTGACCGAGCAGTTGCGGATAGGAATGGACTTTGATGGGCTGATTGTCACCGATGCGCTGGTCATGGGAGCGATCGCCCAGCGGTATGGTGTGGAAGAAACGGCAGTTCGGGCGATCGCCGCCGGATCTGATATTTTGCTGATGCCTGCCGATCCAGAACGAACGATTGCGGCGGTGTGCCAAGCTGTGAAAACGGGACGCATTCCCCTAGAGCGCATTCATGCCTCGCTGGATCGGCTCTGGCAGGCGAAGGCAAAGGGGGCGATCGCGCACTCGTCGGGCGATACGTCCCATGCGTGGGAGCAGGTTTCACCCCCGCCAGTGAATCTAGAGGCGATCGCACAGCCCAGAGCGATCGCTACAGCCGAAGCGATCCTGCGAGAATCCATGCAGCAGTCTCGTCCTAGAACAGTGCCTCCGGTCTCCGAGGGAGATTCGGCCTGGAATCTGATCCTGCTGGATACAGCCATTCATTGTCCAATGCTGGGACTCAATGCTCCGGCGATCGCCCGTCCCCAAGCGTTGGGATATACCCTCAAACTGCTCGACTCCCATGCGATCGCGGCTGATCCCCTGCCGGATCTGCCGCCTACAGTCTTGCAACTCTTCCTGCGGGGCAATCCCTTTCGCAACACTGCCGGATTGCTCCACCAAGCGCAGGTTTGGTTAAAGGCACTGTCCCATGCAGACGCCTTACGGGGTGTTGTGATTTATGGCAGTCCCTATGCGCTGGACGCCTTAAAACCGCTGATCCCCGATAGGATTCCCTGGATCTTTTCCTATGGACAAATGCCCCAAGCTCAGGCGATCGCCCTAGACGTCCTGTTCGGGGCTGCGGTACAGAATTCAGAAATGAAGGGCGATCGCCCCTTTACGGACTAA